In a single window of the Maniola jurtina chromosome 4, ilManJurt1.1, whole genome shotgun sequence genome:
- the LOC123864343 gene encoding protein obstructor-E, which translates to MTYSALTILTLCIAYAHAGILLQNAPACPEQYGVQAYAHPELCDQFFLCTNGTLTVETCENGLLFDGKGAVHNHCNYHWAVECGERKADLTPYSTPGCEYQFGIYPDSAECSTSYIKCAYGVPHQEPCTPGLVYDERIHGCNWPDLLQPFCNPEAVVGFKCPTKVPANTQSAKFWPFPRFPVPGDCYRLITCVEGNPRLITCEEGKVFDDQNLTCEDPELVPHCAHA; encoded by the exons ATGACCTATAGTGCATTGACGATTTTAACCCTCTGCATTGCTTATG CGCATGCGGGGATTCTTCTTCAAAATGCACCAGCGTGTCCCGAGCAATATGGAGTTCAG GCATACGCGCATCCTGAGCTCTGCGACCAGTTCTTCCTCTGCACGAACGGAACTTTGACTGTAGAGACTTGCGAGAATGGCTTACTATTTGACGGCAAAGGCGCTGTGCACAACCACTGCAACTACCACTGGGCTGTAGAGTGCGGAGAGAGGAAGGCTGATT TGACCCCATACTCTACTCCCGGTTGCGAGTACCAGTTCGGCATTTACCCAGACAGCGCAGAATGCTCCACCAGCTACATCAAGTGCGCCTACGGAGTACCCCACCAGGAGCCCTGCACACCCGGTCTCGTGTACGACGAACGCATCCACGGATGCAACTGGCCCGATCTACTCCAGCCTTTCTGTAACCCTGAAG cTGTGGTCGGCTTCAAATGCCCAACAAAGGTACCAGCGAACACTCAATCAGCTAAGTTCTGGCCATTCCCTCGCTTCCCCGTGCCTGGAGACTGCTACAGACTAATCACCTGTGTGGAGGGCAACCCCCGTCTTATCACCTGTGAAGAAGGCAAGGTCTTCGATGACCAGAACCTCACCTGCGAAGACCCGGAATTAGTACCTCATTGTGCGCACGCgtaa